The following nucleotide sequence is from Streptomyces bathyalis.
CCAGCAGTGCCGACTGGGTCTTGGGGGAGGCACGGTTGATCTCGTCGCCGATGACGATCTGCGCGAAGACGGCGCCCGGCTTGAACTCGAAGTCCTGTCTTTGCTGGTCGTAGATGCTCACCCCGGTGATGTCCGAGGGGAGCAGGTCCGGCGTGAACTGGATGCGCCGCACGGAGCAGTCGACGGATCTGGCGAGAGCCTTGGCCAGCATGGTCTTGCCCACGCCCGGCACGTCCTCGATCAGGAGGTGCCCCTCGGCGAGGAGAACCGTCAGTGACAGCCGTACGACCTCGGGCTTCCCCTCGATCACCGACTCCATCGAGCGGCGCACGCGATCCGCCGTGCTGCTCAGATCGCTGAGATCCGCTCGCTCGTCAAAGGTCGTCACCCGGCCCTCCTCGGCCCGTCGCCCCGTGTCCCGCTGTACTCATCTGCTGCTCGTACACGCATTCTTCACGCCCACGCGTCTCGGCGTCAGGATTCCGAGGGGTTCTCCGGGTCGATCTCGCGGAGCAGCCCCGTTTTCACGTCGAAGACGAAACCACGCACGTCGTCCGTGTGGAGGAGGAAAGGCGAAGTACGCACACGTTCCATGGACTGGCGCACGTCCTGGTCCAGATCCGGGAACGCCTCGACTGCCCATGACGGCCGTTGCCCCACCTCCAGTTCCAGTTCGTGCCGGAAGTTCTCGGTGAGGTTGAGCAGACCGCAGCCGGTGTGGTGGATGAGCACGACGGAACGGGTCCCCAGGGCGCGCTGGCTGATGGTCAGTGAGCGGATGACGTCGTCGGTGACCACACCGCCGGCGTTCCGTATCGTGTGGCAGTCGCCGAGTTCGAGACCCAGGGCCTTGTGCAGGTCGATCCGTGCGTCCATGCAGGCGACCACGGCGACGTTGAGGACGGGGCGGGCGTCCATTCCCGGGTCGGTGAATTGCGCCGCGTAGCGTTCGTTCGCTTCGACGAGGCGGTCGGTGACGGAGCCGGGACGGTGCTGGTCGTCGGCGGGGGACTGGGAGAGCGGCTGAGCATTCCGCTGGTGCGTCGACATGTGACGACGTTAGACCGCCGAGGCGCGCCAGGCTCCCCTCCGGGGCGGACCAATCGGGCTTTCCGCCGTTTCTGTGAGCTGCTCCACAGCCGGCCGTACCCCCGGGTCAACGCGCCTCGGCGCTGGTTGACCGAAGGGACGAGTGGACTAAAGTGGCGCGAAGTGGGAGGCGAGACGCTTCCAGGGATCGGGATTTCCCCGAGTGCGCGGTGCGTACGTGTGGCTCGGCCTCCTCCCGCTCATGGCCGTACGGTGCCCTCTTCCCCGGCTCCGTCCGGCCGCTTCCCCTTCGAGCGGGCGGGGACCAAGCAGCACGTGGGCAGGAAAGAACGCATGACGACCGAAGAGCAGCCCGCCCGCGAAGAGCCCGTCGGCACCCGGGAGGTGGCCGTGGGTCAGGACTCCGCCGACGGCGGCTCCTTCAGTGACTCCCAGGGATCGCCCGACGAGCGCCACCGCCCCGTCATGCTGCGGCGCTGCCTCGATCTGCTGGCCCCGGCCCTCGCCGAGCCCGGCGCCACCGTCGTCGACTGCACCCTCGGCCTCGGCGGCCACAGCGAGGCCCTGCTCTCGACCTTCCCCGCGGCCCGGCTGATCGCGCTCGACCGTGACCGCGAGGCACTGCGGCTGGCCGGGCAGCGCCTCGCCCCGTACGCCGACCGCGCCACCCTCGTGCACGCCGTCTACGACGAACTGCCCGACGTGCTCGGCCGCCTCGGCGTCCCGCGTGTGCAGGGCGTGCTGTTCGACCTCGGCGTCTCCTCCATGCAGCTGGACGAGGCGGAGCGCGGGTTCGCCTACGCGCAGGATGCGCCGCTCGACATGCGCATGGACCAGACGCACGGCCCGAGCGCCGCCGACGTCCTCAACACCTATCCGCCCGGCGAACTGGTGCGTGTGCTGCGTGCGTACGGCGAGGAGAAGCAGGCCCGGCGCATCGTCGAAGCGGTCGTACGGGAGCGGGAGAAGGAGCCGTTCAGCCACAGCGCGAGGCTCGTGGAGCTGATCCGGGACGCCCTGCCGCAGGCGGCCAAGCGCACGGGCGGCAACCCCGCCAAGCGCACCTTCCAGGCCCTGCGCATCGAGGTCAACGGCGAACTCGAGGTGCTGGAGCGTGCCGTGCCGGCCGCCGTCGACGCGCTGGCCGTCGGCGGGCGCATCGCCGTGCTCTCGTACCACTCGCTCGAGGACCGGCTCGTCAAGCGGGTGCTGACCGCCGGTGCGGGAAGCACCGCGCCGCCCGGGCTGCCGGTGGTCCCCGAGCAGTACCAGCCGCGGCTCAAGCTGCTGACGCGCGGTGCCGAACTCCCCACCGAGGACGAGATCGCCGAGAACCGCCGAGCCGCACCGGCCCGGCTGCGCGGCGCGGAGCGCATCAGGGAGGCGCACACCTCATGAGTGCACAGCAGCGGCTCTTCCGGCTCGCCCGCCTCGTACCGGCCGGCTCCTCCTCGGCGGCCCGTACCCCGTTCGTGCTGCTCGTCGTGCTGATACTGGGCGCAGGGCTGCTGGGTCTGCTGCTGCTCAACGCCGCGGTCAACCAGGGCTCCTTCCGGTTGAGCAAGCTCGAGAAGCAGACCGACGAGCTGACGGACGAACAGCAGTCGCTCCAGCAGGAGGTCGACTCCTACTCCGCCCCCGGCTCGCTGGAGAAGCGCGCCCGCGAACTGGGCCTCGTCCCCGGCGGCACCCCCGCGTTCCTGGCCCCCGACGGCACCGTCAAGGGCAAGCCGCAGCCCGCCACCGGCGACCCCGAGCAGGAGGAGCGGTGAGCGAACGTCCCCGTGGGCCGCGACGCGACGGTGGCAGCGGAAAGGGCGAGGGCAAGCCCTCCACGGGCCGTCCCAAGCCCGTGGGCTCCGCGAGGTCTGCCAAGTCTTCGCCCTCCAAGTCCGCCAAGCGGGCCGGGCCTTCGGAGTCCGCCAGGACGGTCAGGTCCGCGCAGGCGGCCAAGGCCGGCAGGACCGTCAAGGCATCCGGCGGTGCCCGGCCTCCCGTGCCCGCACAGGGCAGCCATCTGCGCCTCGCCCGCGCCAGGCCGAGGCTGCGGCTGATCGCCTTCGGGCTCACGGCGATCATGCTCGCCTTCACCGCCAGGCTGCTCCAGGTGCAGGCCGTCGACGCCAGCGCGTTCGCCGACAAGGCGGCCGTCAACCGCTACATCACCGTGCCGCTCGCCGCCGAGCGCGGCACGATCTCCTCGCGCGACGGCGCGGCGCTGGCCACGACCGTCGACGCCTACGACGTGACGGCGGACCCGTACCTCTTCACCCGCAAGCAGACGGGTGTCCCGGACGCCCCCGAGCGCGCCGCGGCCCTGCTCGCACCCGTCCTCCACGAGGACGAGCAGCAGCTGACCCGGAAGCTGGCCAAGAAGAACACCCGGTACGTGCTCCTGGCACGCCAGGAGACGCCGCGCACGTGGGCGAAGATCAAGAAACTGAAGAAGGAGGTCGCCGCCGAGGCGGCCGAGGCGGGGAGGCCGGCGGGCTCGGCGAGCACCGCCGCGGAGTCGGAGAAGCCGGCGGCCGGCGGCGCGGGAGAAGCAGCCGATGTGCTGGCCGGCGTCTACCGCGAGAAGCACCCCAAGCGCGTCTACCCCAACCGTGAGCTGGCCTCGTCCGTGCTCGGCTTCGTCAATTCGGAGGGCAAGGGCGGCGCGGGCGTCGAGGCCCTGCTGGACAAGAAGCTGGCGGGCAAGGACGGCAAGATCACCTACGCCCAGTCCGGCGGCCGCCAGGTCCCCACCGCGGGCGTGCGCGAGCACCCGGCCCGGGCCGGCGCAGACGTGCAGCTCACCCTGGACCGGGACATCCAGTGGGCCGCTCAGCAGGCCATCCGCGAACAGGTCGAGGATTCCGACGCGGACAGCGGCTACGTGGTCGTGCAGGACACCCGCACCGGTGAACTCCTCTCCATGGCGAGCGCTCCGGACTTCGACCCCAACGACATCTCCCGGGCCGACCCGCAGGCCCTCGGCAACGCGGCCGCCCAGGACGTCTACGAGCCCGGCTCCACCAGCAAGGTGATGTCGATGGCCGCCGTCCTCGAGGAGGGCAAGGCCACGCCCCTCACGGAAGTGACCGTTCCCAACCGGCTCAAGCGCGCCGACCGGGCCTTCGCGGACGACATCGACCACGAGACCTGGCATCTGACGCTCAACGGCGTCCTCGCCAAGTCCAGCAACATCGGCACGATCCTCGCCACCGAGCAGCTGGGGAAGGACCAGAAGGAGGCCAACCGCGTCCTCCACCGGTATCTGAGCCGGTTCGGAATCGGCAGGCCGACGGGCCTGGGGCTGCCCGGCGCGACCTCCGGCATCCTGGAGCGGCCCGGGAAGTGGAGCGCATCGCAGCAGTACACGATCCCCTTCGGCCAGGGCCTCTCGCTGAACGCCGTACAGGCCGCGTCGATCTACTCCACGATCGCCAACGGCGGTGTGCGCAACGTGCCTTCGCTCGTACGGGGAACGACGGGCCCCGACGGCGGCTTCACGGCGGCACCCGAGCCGGGCCAGCGCCGCGTGGTGAGCGAGAAGACCGCGAAGACCCTCTCCCGGATGCTGGAGTCGGTGGTCAGCGACATGGAGGGCACGGGTACGACGGCGAAGATCCCCGGCTACCGGGTCGCGGGCAAGACCGGTACGGCCAACCGGGTAGATCCCGACACCGGCCGGTACCACGGTTACACCTCGTCCTTCGCGGGCTTCGCCCCTGCCGACAAGCCGCGGGTGACGGTCTACTGCGCCGTTCAGAACCCGAAGAAGGGCAGCTACTTCGGGAGCGACGTCTGCGGGCCTGTCTACAAGAAGGTCATGAAATTCGCCCTGAAGTCCCTGCAGATCCCCCCGACCGGCGCAAAGGCCGATCCGCTGCCAGTCAGCGCCGGCAAGGACCGCTCGAAGAAGAAGGACGGATGAGCCGGGAGCGCAGCGTGCCGGCCCCGGGCACGGGGCCCCGTCGGACGCGCGGGGGGCCGGTCCGAGCCGCCCGGCGACGCCCCTCCGTGGAGCCCCTCGCTTCGCGGCACAGCCCTCCCTCCCGGTACGCTCACCGCCGTGCCACAAGCTGATCAGAACTCCCTCTCGCCCTCGGCGGAGGGCCCCCCAGTCCCGTCTTCTGCGGAGGCGGCTCCCGGGACGACCACGAACGTCACCTCGGGGGCACCGCGGCCCGCACACGTACGGCCCGTTCCCCTCGCGGAGCTGGCACGCCGGCTGAACACCGCCGCCCCACAGGGCGCGGAGGACGCCTCGGCGACCGGCATCACGCACGACTCACGTGCCGTGCGGCCCGGCGACGTCTACGCGGCGCTGCCCGGCGCGCGCTTCCACGGGGCCGACTTCGCCTCGCAGGCCGCGAGCCTGGGCGCCGTGGCTGTGCTCACCGACCCGGCGGGCACCGAACGCTCCGCGGACACCGGGCT
It contains:
- a CDS encoding beta-class carbonic anhydrase, translating into MSTHQRNAQPLSQSPADDQHRPGSVTDRLVEANERYAAQFTDPGMDARPVLNVAVVACMDARIDLHKALGLELGDCHTIRNAGGVVTDDVIRSLTISQRALGTRSVVLIHHTGCGLLNLTENFRHELELEVGQRPSWAVEAFPDLDQDVRQSMERVRTSPFLLHTDDVRGFVFDVKTGLLREIDPENPSES
- the rsmH gene encoding 16S rRNA (cytosine(1402)-N(4))-methyltransferase RsmH, translating into MLRRCLDLLAPALAEPGATVVDCTLGLGGHSEALLSTFPAARLIALDRDREALRLAGQRLAPYADRATLVHAVYDELPDVLGRLGVPRVQGVLFDLGVSSMQLDEAERGFAYAQDAPLDMRMDQTHGPSAADVLNTYPPGELVRVLRAYGEEKQARRIVEAVVREREKEPFSHSARLVELIRDALPQAAKRTGGNPAKRTFQALRIEVNGELEVLERAVPAAVDALAVGGRIAVLSYHSLEDRLVKRVLTAGAGSTAPPGLPVVPEQYQPRLKLLTRGAELPTEDEIAENRRAAPARLRGAERIREAHTS
- a CDS encoding septum formation initiator family protein — protein: MSAQQRLFRLARLVPAGSSSAARTPFVLLVVLILGAGLLGLLLLNAAVNQGSFRLSKLEKQTDELTDEQQSLQQEVDSYSAPGSLEKRARELGLVPGGTPAFLAPDGTVKGKPQPATGDPEQEER
- a CDS encoding peptidoglycan D,D-transpeptidase FtsI family protein, with the translated sequence MSERPRGPRRDGGSGKGEGKPSTGRPKPVGSARSAKSSPSKSAKRAGPSESARTVRSAQAAKAGRTVKASGGARPPVPAQGSHLRLARARPRLRLIAFGLTAIMLAFTARLLQVQAVDASAFADKAAVNRYITVPLAAERGTISSRDGAALATTVDAYDVTADPYLFTRKQTGVPDAPERAAALLAPVLHEDEQQLTRKLAKKNTRYVLLARQETPRTWAKIKKLKKEVAAEAAEAGRPAGSASTAAESEKPAAGGAGEAADVLAGVYREKHPKRVYPNRELASSVLGFVNSEGKGGAGVEALLDKKLAGKDGKITYAQSGGRQVPTAGVREHPARAGADVQLTLDRDIQWAAQQAIREQVEDSDADSGYVVVQDTRTGELLSMASAPDFDPNDISRADPQALGNAAAQDVYEPGSTSKVMSMAAVLEEGKATPLTEVTVPNRLKRADRAFADDIDHETWHLTLNGVLAKSSNIGTILATEQLGKDQKEANRVLHRYLSRFGIGRPTGLGLPGATSGILERPGKWSASQQYTIPFGQGLSLNAVQAASIYSTIANGGVRNVPSLVRGTTGPDGGFTAAPEPGQRRVVSEKTAKTLSRMLESVVSDMEGTGTTAKIPGYRVAGKTGTANRVDPDTGRYHGYTSSFAGFAPADKPRVTVYCAVQNPKKGSYFGSDVCGPVYKKVMKFALKSLQIPPTGAKADPLPVSAGKDRSKKKDG